A region from the candidate division WOR-3 bacterium genome encodes:
- a CDS encoding flavodoxin domain-containing protein translates to MKKVIVYYSKYGSTEDYARWIAEATGAELVPLAKVGQLDLSNYDVIVFGCPYYAFRLKIASFVKQWLPRLAGKKVAFFAVGGEDPTSPNCRKVYDKTFTEEARAAMRFWYFTGRITLARMGFLDRLVMKIMKAKDYDRTDRAAVGPLIEFMNQ, encoded by the coding sequence CGGCTCAACCGAGGACTACGCCCGATGGATCGCAGAAGCGACCGGCGCTGAGCTCGTGCCGTTGGCCAAGGTAGGACAGCTCGACCTTTCGAACTATGACGTCATCGTATTTGGCTGTCCCTACTACGCCTTCCGCCTGAAGATAGCCAGCTTCGTCAAACAATGGCTGCCGCGCCTCGCGGGCAAGAAGGTCGCCTTCTTTGCGGTCGGCGGCGAGGACCCGACCAGCCCGAACTGCCGCAAGGTGTACGACAAGACATTCACCGAAGAGGCCCGAGCCGCGATGCGGTTCTGGTATTTTACCGGTCGCATCACTCTGGCTCGGATGGGGTTCCTCGACCGGCTGGTGATGAAGATAATGAAGGCAAAGGACTACGACCGAACTGACCGCGCCGCCGTCGGGCCATTGATCGAATTCATGAACCAGTAG